One genomic region from Cyanobacteria bacterium QS_8_64_29 encodes:
- a CDS encoding single-stranded DNA-binding protein, with protein MSLNTVNLVGRAGADPDVKYFESGSVVCNLPLAVDRRSRNSDKPDWFHLEMWNRNAEVAANYVQKGKLLGIEGALKIDSWTDRQTGASRSKPVIRVNRMELLGGKREADASAVEGYDAAEF; from the coding sequence ATGAGCCTCAACACCGTCAATTTGGTCGGCCGGGCCGGGGCCGATCCCGACGTTAAGTACTTCGAGTCCGGCAGCGTCGTCTGCAATTTGCCGCTGGCTGTGGATCGGCGTAGCCGCAACAGCGACAAGCCCGACTGGTTCCACCTGGAGATGTGGAACCGCAATGCCGAGGTGGCTGCCAACTACGTGCAAAAGGGCAAGCTGCTGGGCATTGAGGGGGCCCTCAAAATCGATAGCTGGACCGATCGCCAGACGGGCGCCAGTCGCTCCAAGCCCGTCATCCGCGTCAACCGGATGGAGCTGCTGGGGGGCAAGCGCGAGGCCGATGCCAGCGCGGTCGAGGGCTACGACGCGGCCGAGTTTTGA